From the Actinomycetota bacterium genome, the window CGTCTCGCCCCTTCGTGGGCAGCGTCAGAGGTGTACAAGAGAGCGAGTTCGCGGCCGCCGGCCAGTGCTGGTGCGGCCTGTTCGTGCGCACGGACGCGCCCGACGACTTGGCGCCCGGCATGGAGGCGGGCGTGCCGGAAGGCCCCGTCGAGGTCCGCGTCGCGGCCGCCGGCGAGCTTCGCGACGGCGAGGCCCGCCACGTGAAGATCGGCAAGCGCGACATCGCGCTGTTCCGGGTCGACGGCGAGCACTACGCGCTGTCGAACGTCTGCCGGCACGCCTTCGCGCCGTTGGCCGACGGCTTCGTGGACGGCCACACGGTCATGTGCCCGTGGCACGGGTGGCGATACGACGTGCGCGACGGCACGACCGACCACCCCGACGCCGACGTGAAGACCTACCCCGTGATCGTGCGTGACGGCGAGGTGTTCGTC encodes:
- a CDS encoding non-heme iron oxygenase ferredoxin subunit — translated: MGSVRGVQESEFAAAGQCWCGLFVRTDAPDDLAPGMEAGVPEGPVEVRVAAAGELRDGEARHVKIGKRDIALFRVDGEHYALSNVCRHAFAPLADGFVDGHTVMCPWHGWRYDVRDGTTDHPDADVKTYPVIVRDGEVFVVV